The following nucleotide sequence is from Trifolium pratense cultivar HEN17-A07 linkage group LG2, ARS_RC_1.1, whole genome shotgun sequence.
attattataagtttgtcaatgtagtttatgataaaatagcttataaaattacaattttcactagtgtgaacttatataATAGCatgaaacttaatttatattgcataagctgtttgcataagctctaaaaaagcTGAGCCAAACGAACCCTAAGAGGGAGGTTGAACCTACCCCTCAAGaaacaaagtaaaataaaagaaagaaaaaaacaaagagaaacgCTAAGGGAATCGTAAAATAGGTAATCtaaaacgaatataaaaaacaaaaacatctcGGATAAAGCTTGTGATGAACCAACCGCCAACAGGGGTGTCTCTAGGGGTGGCAAAACGGGTCAGGCCCGCCGGGTCGACCCGTTTGACCCGCCATTTTTGGCGGGCCGGGCTGAGGTTTTCGGCTCGCTACCTTAAGGTGGCCCGCCCCCGCCTAACCCGCCTAAAAAACGGGGCGGGGTGGGGCGGGCGGGTTAGCCCGCgggctttttaatttttttataattttttgcttTAATTGAAAATTGGGCTTGGAATGAAAGCCCAAATCTCAATCCAATGTTCTCTCATATAAAACTTCACTTCCACCGTATGCTCCCTTCTTCCAAAATTAGGTTTCATTCATTTCATCCGCCGTTTTCTCCCTTCTTCCACTTCGCCCCGTGATACTCGATCAATCCACTCCACCGTCGTTCTATTCCATCAAGCCACcgcttttgttttgttcttcttccTTCTCCCTTCTGTCACTACGACATCAACTGAAGCATCATATGTTTATGAcatagatgatgatgaagataatTGATGAAGTGTTTGTGATGGAGAGCTTTTGAGATTGATTAATTGCTGctagttttttatgttttgtgtcCCTGAATTTCCTTAACTATGTTGTGGTCTTTGGCTTTTTGGTATTGACATAGTTGTAATTTTTTGAGCCATGTTTTGGTGGAACTGGATGCATCACAGGCTGTTTGCTTGTTTCAAATGAGAATTATCACTTGCTAGTATTTATCCTTTTACCTTATATtgtaatgaattatttattaacttagttgatgtttctattagtttaattaagggtaattgTAAGAAATTACTTATTAACGTTtcttgtagtattttttttaacatcaactaggaggtaagaattgtgaagttataattcaaatagtttaaaaaaaaaaaagtatttggcgggccggcccgccaaccCGCCAACCCGCCAATAAACGGGCGGGCTTGAGTTGTTGAGCCCGGACACCTAAGTTGCCCCGCCCCGCCCCGCCCCGCTTTTGGGCGGGCTTAAACGGGGCGGGCATGCCCACTTTGCCACCCCTAGGTGTCTCCATCTTTTTGGAGGCCATGTggaattattaaaaataggccctaataaaaaaaaattaaaataattgtcatcgatttaaattaaaaataacatcaataacactaaaaattaatcattttttcactaatatataaaaagttaaatgaaCAAGACTATCTCTATCACACGCCTCTCCATTTGATAAAACATTGACGAAgaaaacttcagggactaaaatgtGTTAAAAGAAtctttagggactaaaataaaaattctgggaaactatagggaccaaaaacatatttaacccttatttCTATTATGGAACCTAGTACACAGTCTTATAAGTTCATAATGCAGTTCATCTTATTTGCCTAAATTAACATTATACAAAAAAACTTTATAATAGTTTGcacaaaattattagaaaatatcAAACAAGCAACATGaacaagattttattttttttacattggAGCCAATGAGGTTTAAACCTATGATCTCATGCATTCTATCCAAACCGCTCACCAGTAAACCAAATCCATTGGcttaaaaaacaagaaatttttaTTACCAGTGTACTGCAGCATGATTGGTGttgactttatgaaaataagataTGAACAAAATATTACAAGGTTGCTAAATACACCCCTCCCCATAAAAAATATGCAGCAGCTGCATCTTTTAGCAGAAATTTTGCTTCAAGGGTTCTATGAAGAACTATTGAACTCACTGTATAGAATGCAGCACTCCAATCAAGAAGAAAGAATTACTTTGTCATTGAGATTCCTTTCTCAGTGCCATTTGTGATGCTTGATATCAGGGTAAAGTCCCAAAACATGTTCAGGCATGAAATCGTGGCGCGTCAGAATCCCGACAATTGGAGGTCTCTGCAATGTTAGAGATTTATCAGCAAATATTGCACCAAATGAAGCAATAGAAGTTGTACAACTGTTAGATCTAATTTCGAATCATAAAATAATGCAGGAAAAGACGAATCCGATTCCTCTAAAGTGAGCAATTCACTTTAGAATGTAAAGTGAGTAATCTTAGCCTTTGATTAACAAATCAAAGATAGATATTATAGGTACACCATAACAAATCAGGGGTTGCTAAAATAACAACTTTTGATTTTCTGACTTTACACATTATTTACtttagaggatccaaatccggAAAGGACATATAAATGTGATGTATTTACATGTCAGAGCAAATTTAACTCCCGTAAAGTGAGTAATTCACTCAAGAGACGAATAAAGATTTTCAATCATTCATGAGATAATCAAGTAAGTATAGTTTGTGATGCACATGCATCAAACATTATATCTTGATTTTCTCATCAGTGGTAGAGATTCCTTACTTTTCTCAAATTCTCTCTCAAGTTAGATGTTAAATTGAAAAGGCAACACAAATATTTGGTTAACTaactttagagaagaaagtATGACATTTGAATACTCGACGAGAAAATTACTGaagtatatatttaaataaacctATTATTTGGTATGCATGTGTATGTAATATCGACCAGTATTATGTATGTGCATGAAATATCATACCCCTTGGCTCTTCGGAACAACACACATGTGCCTGAGTCCATGTTGGCGGAAAATAATAGCAGCTTTAGCAAGTGACATTGTCTCAACCACAGTGTGCGGAGATGTATTAGTTATCGGATGTAGATCAACATACATATCCAAATCTTCATCTTGGATATCTAAGTCCTCTAGTTTAACTCCCTTTCCGGATCCTGCCTTTCCAAAATCCAACACAGAAATATTTTCTAAGATACTCTGATCCGCATAAACCCTCTCACTTGTAAAATTTTTCGCCTTTAGTAAAACTAGTAAATAAGACCTCAGTACGAGTCCACACAACTCTGGTGCATCCACGAAAGGCGGTTCATCAATGACCGGAAATCCGTTGTGCCCTGTAGTATTCAAAACATGTAAGATATTCCCGACCTTTTCGATGCCAGAAAAGGCCATTAATGGACCTGAGACAACATCACGCGTAGCTATGTTTCTCATGTAAGGTTCGGCATGTGCTTCCAAATAAGGAAGTCCTTTGATTTTCAATATTTGATCATAGACACCTTTGTTGAAAATATCAGCCACAGATTTCGAGATTAATAAGACCAACATCACAAGTGGAAGTAAATATAGATCATTAGTGAGTTCAAGTAATATAACACAGATTGAGACTGTCATTCTCATGGTTCCACCGAGGAAAGAGGCAGCTCCTAGGAGAGAAAAGAGTCCTCGATCGAGTTGGGTGATTGGTTCAAAGAGTCTACTGAGAACACGACCGTAAGCAGCTCCGGCAAGTATCACAGGAATGAAAAGTCCAGATGGAACAGCAATACCATAAGTGAGTATTCCAAGAAAGTAAACGGCAGCaaagaagataaataaactTGACATATGAAACTCTTTGTTTATCTTCGGACTGAATAGATTACGAATAGCATCGTCATTGGTGTTTAGAAAGAGGGAAGCGAGATCGTTGTAGTAGCCTGGTGGACATTGAAAGCTTTTGTATTCTCCAGACTCGTCAATAGAGGGACAAGTCACCGTCGAATCGGAAGGACAAGGGATACAGGTTGCAATCCATGGTAAGAAATAATAGCAGCATGATGTCAAAAGAGAAATTGCAACAGCAAGAGAGATTTTGAAAAATGGACCTTTTCTGcaacaagaataaaaagaaagaactATTAGTTATGTTCGTAGTACACTATATTAGACTACAAACCTATTTAGATTGACTGAtttgaacttatgaaaacaacttatgacatgtctataaGCTGCTTTGAGCTTATTTCCACAAGCTctccaggatagcttatgaaaatagcttatagcttacatgaaaaacaatttgtctttattttatatttaattatagaaatagcttatacatagacatgtttcaaaaaaagaaaaagcttatacataaacacttatatgataagcgtGTATttataagcgcttaattaagctgtttatctAAACAGGGCCACATGGTGATCAGAAAAAAGCAAGTAAATTGGAAAAGAAATATTCAATTTAAATGTGAGGACATACTCATTGATGATGCTATACGTACGAACGACCTTATCGACAAGGAAATTATATATGCTTCCAAGAATACCGGCAATAGTTCCCAAGACTATTACCGCCAATATGTCACCAGCACTATATGATACTTGGGCTGAACCAACATCATACAATATAAGACCGCCTTCACCAAATAGTCCACATTTTCCCGTTGAACAAAACTGAATTCCAGCTCTTAAAACAATAGCAACTACTGCTGTAGTAAAAAATGTTCTCCAAAGAAGAGCACTCCTCCACCTACATATATGCGCCGTAAAAAGAATGAATTATTTAGATAAAAGGATTTCATTCATATACACTTAGATTTCGTATAATTTTTGTCAATTGTAATTGTCTGATGATTAAAAACATTTCACTTTAATCATAACGATTTCTAAAGTACACATATGATTGGTTGTGATTTGTTGATAGTGTAAAGCTTTTTACAGAGACAATGTATCTAAATTAAACTCTTTCTAAAATGGCAACAACAAAAGAAAGCTTTTTCATACTTATTAGAACCAATATTCTATATCTAGTCATGCAGTTAATATCACAGACTAAAACCAGAATGTAGAAAAATACagaaatatcaattttaaaagataccacaaagtagagagagagagagagagagagagagagagagagagattaattttaGCATAAATAGATACCAAGAAGCTGCCTCTTCAAGGGCAAAGAGGACACCGCCTACTGGAGATCGAAAGGCGGCAGCAACACCAGCAGCTGCCCCACAAGTAATCATGTCTCGCCGGTCTCTATCATTTTTGAAATGCCTAAGCCAACTGAAAGTCAAACCATACTTTCGAGATCCGCCCTGTCCCAAAAATGAAGCTATGCATGCTCCTGTATGAACCATAGGTCCTTCTTTTCCCACTACAAATCCAGCTGACACTCCAAGGATCGAACCAACAATCTGACATGGTTCAAATCATAGGTTTAATATAAATCGTTTTGACATAATATACAATGTCACATTTTTCATGAGCTATATACGATTTGATATTTGATCAACATAAGTGACTACTTGTATTATTTGAATGAAATCCTAACAATATTTTCAACATCTCTGTAGAATAAGAGGAGGTAAACTTGCTTCTACTACTGTAGTACGTATTATTCACCTTGACAAAAAGGGTGTTTGGAGCCAGAATAGAGTGAGCATCAATGCCATTGAGATACGCTTTAACCTCCGGAATGCCAGAGCCGGCTGCTGATGGCGCAATGAAAGCACAGAGTGCTGCAGCCGCTGCTCCTAAAACCATATTCAGACCAGCATATGCTAGAAAAGCCTCAAGAAATCTGCACTACAGCTACAATTCTATGAGAATATATGAACAATAATCGGAACATTGTGGTTCCATTTGAATTTAAGAGAGATTTGAACTTAATTTTCTAAATTTACAGAATATATTGTACATTGTGCTGCTGCTTAAGAGGAAAAACTTTAGTTGTTGTTATTACTGTTTTATAGAATATATTTGCATTATATCAATATATAGACATCAATACCTATTTATAGGGATACATGACTTCTAATCTTAAATAAATTGGGAAATCAAGAAACAAATAATAGTTTTCAAGatactctaatattttttttggttctcACAAGTTCCCTCTACAGGAGGTAATTCCATTCGAGGCAAGGTAGATCGAGCACTACATATGAGCAGGTTCACCATGCTGTAGGA
It contains:
- the LOC123911060 gene encoding chloride channel protein CLC-c-like isoform X2; amino-acid sequence: MDKEENLNNGEDVPDIENDGSLNGNDEEIGRYWAQYSERNMTYEEPLLVKRINTTSQIAIVGSNLCPIESLDYEIFDNEMFNQDWRSRKKVQIFQYVVLKWVFALLIGVGTGLVGLFNNISVENIAGFKLLLTTSLMSKQRFLEAFLAYAGLNMVLGAAAAALCAFIAPSAAGSGIPEVKAYLNGIDAHSILAPNTLFVKIVGSILGVSAGFVVGKEGPMVHTGACIASFLGQGGSRKYGLTFSWLRHFKNDRDRRDMITCGAAAGVAAAFRSPVGGVLFALEEAASWWRSALLWRTFFTTAVVAIVLRAGIQFCSTGKCGLFGEGGLILYDVGSAQVSYSAGDILAVIVLGTIAGILGSIYNFLVDKVVRTYSIINEKGPFFKISLAVAISLLTSCCYYFLPWIATCIPCPSDSTVTCPSIDESGEYKSFQCPPGYYNDLASLFLNTNDDAIRNLFSPKINKEFHMSSLFIFFAAVYFLGILTYGIAVPSGLFIPVILAGAAYGRVLSRLFEPITQLDRGLFSLLGAASFLGGTMRMTVSICVILLELTNDLYLLPLVMLVLLISKSVADIFNKGVYDQILKIKGLPYLEAHAEPYMRNIATRDVVSGPLMAFSGIEKVGNILHVLNTTGHNGFPVIDEPPFVDAPELCGLVLRSYLLVLLKAKNFTSERVYADQSILENISVLDFGKAGSGKGVKLEDLDIQDEDLDMYVDLHPITNTSPHTVVETMSLAKAAIIFRQHGLRHMCVVPKSQGRPPIVGILTRHDFMPEHVLGLYPDIKHHKWH
- the LOC123911060 gene encoding chloride channel protein CLC-c-like isoform X1, which produces MTIFEKSSSEVPEKMDKEENLNNGEDVPDIENDGSLNGNDEEIGRYWAQYSERNMTYEEPLLVKRINTTSQIAIVGSNLCPIESLDYEIFDNEMFNQDWRSRKKVQIFQYVVLKWVFALLIGVGTGLVGLFNNISVENIAGFKLLLTTSLMSKQRFLEAFLAYAGLNMVLGAAAAALCAFIAPSAAGSGIPEVKAYLNGIDAHSILAPNTLFVKIVGSILGVSAGFVVGKEGPMVHTGACIASFLGQGGSRKYGLTFSWLRHFKNDRDRRDMITCGAAAGVAAAFRSPVGGVLFALEEAASWWRSALLWRTFFTTAVVAIVLRAGIQFCSTGKCGLFGEGGLILYDVGSAQVSYSAGDILAVIVLGTIAGILGSIYNFLVDKVVRTYSIINEKGPFFKISLAVAISLLTSCCYYFLPWIATCIPCPSDSTVTCPSIDESGEYKSFQCPPGYYNDLASLFLNTNDDAIRNLFSPKINKEFHMSSLFIFFAAVYFLGILTYGIAVPSGLFIPVILAGAAYGRVLSRLFEPITQLDRGLFSLLGAASFLGGTMRMTVSICVILLELTNDLYLLPLVMLVLLISKSVADIFNKGVYDQILKIKGLPYLEAHAEPYMRNIATRDVVSGPLMAFSGIEKVGNILHVLNTTGHNGFPVIDEPPFVDAPELCGLVLRSYLLVLLKAKNFTSERVYADQSILENISVLDFGKAGSGKGVKLEDLDIQDEDLDMYVDLHPITNTSPHTVVETMSLAKAAIIFRQHGLRHMCVVPKSQGRPPIVGILTRHDFMPEHVLGLYPDIKHHKWH